One window of Pseudomonas urmiensis genomic DNA carries:
- a CDS encoding thermonuclease family protein → MRMANPSGFALLLKKAPLVGAFFVGAIWQLPALAFCPLPEQPQRVAVRQVVDGDTLRLNDGRSVRLIGINAPEIGRKGRTSEPYAEAAKRRLQALVKASDGQVGLVPGVEAKDKYGRTLAHIYGKRGDNFEAVLLSEGLGYRVAVAPNVSLAGCQQDAEQAARAVRAGLWRQSPVQRDRDIQQSGFAVISGKIQGIQRNRGGVWLELDDALVLQVPARLQRNFPASFFDNLKGRQVEARGWVLDRSRKGGLQPGQRRWVLPLTDPSMLERTSD, encoded by the coding sequence ATGCGCATGGCGAATCCTTCGGGTTTCGCGCTGCTGCTAAAAAAGGCGCCCCTTGTGGGCGCTTTTTTTGTGGGCGCGATCTGGCAGTTGCCAGCCCTGGCATTTTGTCCGCTGCCTGAGCAGCCCCAACGGGTAGCCGTTCGCCAGGTGGTGGATGGCGATACCCTGCGCTTGAACGACGGGCGCAGCGTGCGCCTGATTGGCATCAACGCCCCTGAGATCGGCCGCAAGGGGCGCACCAGCGAGCCCTATGCCGAGGCGGCCAAGCGGCGTCTCCAGGCCTTGGTGAAAGCCAGTGATGGCCAGGTGGGCTTGGTCCCTGGGGTAGAAGCCAAGGACAAATATGGGCGGACCCTGGCCCACATCTACGGCAAGCGTGGCGACAATTTCGAGGCTGTGCTGCTCAGTGAGGGGCTCGGCTACCGCGTTGCAGTGGCCCCTAATGTCAGCCTTGCCGGCTGCCAGCAGGATGCCGAACAGGCTGCCCGCGCTGTCCGTGCAGGGCTTTGGCGGCAATCACCGGTGCAGCGCGATCGCGATATCCAACAATCGGGCTTTGCGGTTATCAGCGGCAAAATTCAAGGTATCCAGCGCAATCGTGGTGGAGTCTGGTTGGAACTTGACGATGCTCTGGTGCTGCAAGTACCCGCTCGTCTGCAACGCAACTTCCCCGCCAGCTTCTTCGATAACCTCAAAGGGCGCCAGGTCGAAGCGCGCGGCTGGGTGCTGGATCGTTCCCGCAAGGGTGGTTTGCAGCCCGGACAGCGGCGCTGGGTTTTGCCGCTGACCGACCCGAGCATGCTGGAGCGCACTTCTGACTAA
- a CDS encoding malic enzyme-like NAD(P)-binding protein produces the protein MSDLKTAALEYHAQPRPGKLSVELTKPTATARDLSLAYSPGVAEPVREIGRDPELAYKYTGKGNLVAVISDGTAILGLGDLGPLASKPVMEGKGVLFKRFAGIDVFDIEVESESPQAFIDTVRRISITFGGINLEDIKAPECFEIERTLIEQCDIPVFHDDQHGTAIVTAAGMINALEIAGKTLEEAKIVCLGAGAAAISCMKLLVSMGAKVENIFMIDRTGVIHAGRDDLNQYKAQFAHATDKRTLADALQGADVFVGLSGPNLLSPEGLKSMAANPIVFACSNPDPEIKPELAHATRNDVIMATGRSDYPNQVNNVLGFPFIFRGALDVRAKRINEEMKIAAAIALKDLAKQPVPKEVCEAYGVQALEFGREYIIPKPMDPRLITLVSDAVAKAAIESGVATLPYPQHYPLKSVDDVFNG, from the coding sequence ATGTCAGACCTGAAAACCGCCGCTCTCGAATACCATGCTCAGCCTCGTCCGGGGAAACTGAGCGTCGAGCTCACCAAACCGACCGCCACCGCGCGTGACCTGTCCCTGGCCTACAGCCCGGGCGTCGCCGAACCCGTGCGCGAGATCGGTCGTGATCCAGAGCTGGCCTACAAGTACACCGGCAAGGGCAACCTGGTCGCAGTGATTTCCGACGGTACCGCCATTCTTGGCCTGGGTGACCTCGGCCCACTGGCCTCCAAACCGGTCATGGAAGGCAAGGGGGTGCTGTTCAAGCGTTTCGCAGGTATCGATGTATTCGACATCGAAGTCGAGTCGGAAAGCCCGCAAGCGTTCATCGACACCGTGCGCCGCATCTCGATCACCTTCGGTGGCATCAACCTGGAAGACATCAAGGCGCCTGAGTGCTTTGAAATCGAACGCACCCTGATCGAGCAGTGCGACATCCCGGTCTTCCACGATGACCAGCATGGCACCGCCATCGTCACCGCGGCCGGCATGATCAACGCCCTGGAAATCGCTGGCAAAACCCTCGAAGAGGCGAAGATCGTCTGCCTCGGCGCCGGTGCTGCCGCTATCTCCTGCATGAAGCTGCTGGTCAGCATGGGTGCCAAGGTCGAGAACATCTTCATGATCGACCGTACCGGCGTGATCCACGCTGGCCGCGACGACCTGAACCAGTACAAGGCCCAGTTCGCCCACGCTACCGACAAGCGCACCCTGGCCGACGCCCTGCAAGGCGCAGACGTGTTCGTTGGCCTGTCCGGCCCGAACCTGCTGAGCCCTGAAGGCCTGAAGTCGATGGCTGCCAACCCGATCGTGTTCGCCTGCTCGAACCCGGACCCAGAGATCAAGCCTGAGCTGGCCCACGCCACGCGTAACGACGTGATCATGGCTACCGGTCGCTCCGACTACCCGAACCAGGTCAACAACGTACTGGGCTTCCCGTTCATCTTCCGTGGTGCCCTGGACGTTCGCGCCAAGCGCATCAACGAAGAAATGAAGATCGCCGCTGCCATTGCCCTGAAAGACCTGGCCAAGCAGCCAGTGCCGAAGGAAGTGTGCGAGGCCTACGGCGTTCAGGCCCTGGAATTCGGTCGTGAGTACATCATTCCGAAGCCAATGGACCCACGCCTGATCACCCTGGTATCCGATGCCGTGGCCAAGGCCGCGATCGAAAGCGGCGTGGCGACCCTGCCGTACCCGCAGCACTACCCGCTGAAAAGCGTGGATGACGTGTTCAACGGCTGA
- a CDS encoding penicillin-binding protein 1A: MIRLLKFFWWSFVAVICALVLGLSGAFLYLSPSLPSVESLRSIQLQIPLRVYSSDGKLIAEFGEMRRSPIRFAEIPPQFIQALLSAEDDNFLNHYGVDPSSLMRAATQLVKSGHIQTGGSTITMQVAKNFFLTSERSFSRKTNEILLALQIERELTKDEILELYVNKIYLGNRAYGIDAAAQVYYGKSIRDVSLAQMAMIAGLPKAPSRFNPLANPVRAKERRDWILGRMYKLGKIDEASYQAALAEPLNASYHVPTPEVSAPYIAEMARAEMVGRYGSDAYTEGFRVTTTVPSDMQNMANSAVLNGLSDYDERHGYRGPESRFPGKTHAAWLQELSKQRTLGGLEPAIVTQVDKAGLKVLTRNGEEQDVAWDTMKWARPYLNNNAQGRAPQSPADVAQIGDLIRVQRLEEGKLKFSQVPAAQSALVTLDPYNGAIRALVGGFSFEQSNYNRAMQAKRQPGSSFKPFVYSAALDNGYTAASLVNDAPIVFVDEYLDKVWRPKNDTNTFLGPIRMREALYKSRNLVSIRLLQAMGVDRTIDYIAKFGFNKQDLPRNLSLALGTATLTPMEIATGWSTFANGGYKISPYLIERIESRSGETLFTANPAHVPQGGGEDQAGIAAPEQPISTVAMPGEAPSALGQVAPAPQTPVIAEQIIDGRTSYILTSMLQDVIKRGTGRRALALGRTDLAGKTGTTNESKDAWFSGYNADYVTTVWVGFDQPETLGRREYGGTAALPIWMSFMGAALKDKPNHPPAEPEGILSLRVDPVSGRAATPNTPNAYFELFKAEDSPPSVDELGNGAAPGSPLPADEAAPMDLF, translated from the coding sequence TTGATACGCCTGCTGAAGTTTTTCTGGTGGTCTTTCGTCGCAGTCATCTGTGCGCTCGTACTCGGTCTGAGCGGTGCGTTTCTGTATCTTAGCCCCAGCCTGCCTTCGGTCGAGTCGCTACGAAGCATCCAGTTGCAGATCCCCCTGAGGGTGTACAGCAGCGATGGCAAGCTGATTGCCGAGTTCGGCGAAATGCGGCGGTCTCCAATCCGTTTTGCGGAAATTCCCCCACAGTTCATTCAGGCGCTTCTGTCAGCCGAGGACGACAATTTCCTCAATCACTATGGCGTCGATCCGAGCAGCTTGATGCGCGCCGCGACCCAGTTGGTGAAGTCTGGTCACATCCAGACTGGCGGCAGCACCATTACCATGCAGGTGGCGAAGAACTTCTTCCTCACTAGCGAGCGCAGCTTCTCGCGCAAGACCAACGAAATTCTCCTGGCCCTGCAGATCGAACGCGAGCTAACCAAGGACGAGATCCTTGAGCTGTACGTCAACAAGATCTACCTGGGCAACCGCGCCTACGGCATCGACGCCGCCGCACAGGTCTACTACGGCAAATCGATCCGCGATGTCAGCCTGGCGCAGATGGCCATGATCGCCGGCCTGCCCAAGGCGCCGTCACGTTTCAACCCGCTGGCCAATCCGGTGCGCGCCAAAGAGCGCCGCGACTGGATCCTGGGCCGCATGTACAAGCTGGGCAAAATCGACGAAGCCAGCTATCAGGCCGCCTTGGCCGAGCCGCTCAACGCCAGCTATCACGTGCCAACCCCGGAAGTGAGCGCGCCCTACATCGCCGAAATGGCCCGCGCCGAAATGGTTGGCCGCTATGGCAGCGATGCCTACACCGAAGGTTTCCGCGTGACCACCACGGTGCCGAGCGACATGCAGAACATGGCCAACAGTGCCGTGCTCAATGGTTTGTCCGACTATGACGAGCGCCATGGCTACCGCGGGCCGGAATCGCGCTTCCCCGGCAAGACCCACGCCGCCTGGCTGCAAGAGCTGAGCAAGCAGCGCACCCTCGGCGGCCTGGAGCCGGCCATCGTCACCCAGGTCGACAAGGCTGGGCTGAAGGTGCTGACCCGCAATGGCGAAGAGCAGGATGTCGCCTGGGACACCATGAAATGGGCCCGGCCGTATCTGAACAACAATGCCCAGGGCCGTGCACCGCAGTCGCCGGCAGACGTGGCCCAGATCGGCGACCTGATCCGCGTCCAGCGCCTGGAAGAAGGCAAGCTCAAGTTCAGCCAGGTGCCTGCCGCGCAGAGTGCGCTGGTCACCCTCGACCCTTATAACGGTGCTATCCGCGCCCTGGTCGGCGGCTTCTCGTTCGAGCAAAGCAACTACAACCGCGCCATGCAGGCCAAGCGCCAACCGGGCTCGAGCTTCAAGCCGTTCGTTTATAGCGCGGCCCTGGACAACGGCTACACCGCCGCCAGCCTGGTCAACGACGCACCGATCGTGTTCGTCGACGAGTACCTGGACAAAGTCTGGCGACCGAAGAACGACACCAACACCTTCCTCGGGCCGATCCGCATGCGTGAGGCGCTGTACAAGTCGCGCAACCTGGTGTCGATCCGCCTGCTGCAAGCGATGGGCGTAGACCGCACCATCGACTACATCGCCAAGTTCGGTTTCAACAAGCAGGACCTGCCGCGCAACCTCTCGCTGGCGCTGGGCACCGCGACCCTGACGCCCATGGAGATCGCTACCGGTTGGAGCACCTTTGCCAACGGCGGCTACAAGATCAGCCCGTACCTGATCGAGCGCATCGAGAGCCGCAGCGGTGAAACCCTGTTCACCGCCAACCCGGCTCACGTGCCGCAAGGTGGTGGCGAAGACCAGGCCGGCATTGCCGCGCCAGAGCAGCCGATCAGCACCGTCGCCATGCCGGGCGAAGCGCCGTCGGCCCTTGGCCAGGTCGCTCCGGCCCCGCAGACACCGGTGATTGCCGAGCAGATCATCGATGGGCGCACCAGCTACATTCTGACCAGCATGCTTCAAGACGTGATCAAGCGCGGTACCGGGCGCCGCGCCTTGGCGCTGGGCCGTACTGACCTGGCAGGCAAGACCGGTACCACCAACGAGTCCAAGGACGCTTGGTTCTCTGGCTATAACGCTGATTACGTGACCACTGTGTGGGTCGGTTTCGACCAGCCGGAAACCCTGGGCCGGCGTGAGTACGGTGGTACGGCAGCGCTGCCGATCTGGATGAGCTTCATGGGTGCCGCCCTGAAGGACAAACCGAACCATCCACCTGCCGAGCCTGAGGGCATTCTCAGTCTGCGGGTCGACCCGGTTAGCGGTCGTGCGGCTACGCCGAATACGCCCAATGCCTACTTCGAGCTATTCAAGGCTGAAGACTCGCCGCCGTCGGTGGATGAGCTGGGCAATGGTGCAGCGCCGGGCAGCCCGCTGCCAGCGGATGAAGCGGCGCCGATGGATTTGTTCTGA
- the pilM gene encoding type IV pilus biogenesis protein PilM, protein MLGRFGKDAGSLLGVEIAHDSIRMLQVQRRQGRYRVLAWAQEALDVPLHADWSKDYQPLIKALRSAYLRSGCKRPQVAVALPGAEVICKVCSLPAGLTAAQLEERLLADAERLFPFPLEDLAMDFQVMGVSPQAEGHVDVLVAACRQRSLELLEQMFEEAGLQAVAVEVDSIALRRVLPAGNHALLRIESAGAALHTWSDTGLPQRQEVRFAPSEPCEARLERVAQLFHGATPQGLMVATQPIEPGWIDGLQQRLGIPCDQFRALHGVRGDVKELSLLAPSMALACGLALGGGQ, encoded by the coding sequence ATGCTTGGACGCTTTGGCAAGGATGCCGGTTCACTACTGGGGGTGGAAATAGCCCATGACTCGATACGCATGCTGCAAGTGCAGCGTCGACAAGGGCGCTACCGGGTACTCGCCTGGGCGCAAGAAGCGCTGGACGTGCCATTGCACGCAGATTGGTCAAAAGACTATCAGCCACTGATCAAAGCGCTGCGCAGCGCCTATCTGCGCAGTGGCTGCAAGCGCCCGCAAGTCGCCGTAGCGCTGCCTGGTGCTGAGGTGATCTGCAAGGTTTGCTCTCTACCGGCAGGGCTGACCGCCGCGCAGCTGGAGGAGCGGCTGCTCGCAGACGCAGAGCGGCTGTTTCCTTTTCCACTCGAAGACCTGGCCATGGATTTTCAGGTCATGGGCGTTTCGCCGCAGGCTGAGGGACATGTGGATGTCCTGGTGGCTGCCTGTCGTCAGCGCTCACTCGAGCTGTTGGAGCAGATGTTTGAAGAGGCAGGTTTGCAGGCCGTAGCGGTGGAGGTCGACAGTATCGCCCTGCGACGGGTTCTACCGGCTGGCAACCACGCTTTGCTGCGGATTGAATCGGCTGGTGCAGCTCTGCATACCTGGTCTGACACGGGCTTGCCGCAACGTCAGGAGGTGCGCTTTGCCCCATCTGAACCTTGCGAAGCGCGTCTGGAGCGGGTTGCCCAGCTTTTCCATGGTGCCACCCCGCAGGGGCTGATGGTTGCAACGCAACCTATAGAGCCTGGCTGGATCGACGGCTTACAGCAGCGCTTGGGGATACCTTGCGATCAGTTCCGCGCTCTACATGGGGTGCGGGGCGATGTAAAAGAACTCTCTTTGCTCGCGCCGTCCATGGCACTGGCCTGCGGCTTGGCGCTGGGAGGGGGACAATGA
- a CDS encoding PilN domain-containing protein, translated as MVRLNLLPWRERQRLAAVRRFQRGLVVSLLFALCAVMVLDHMARQRGLQQASRIAERQAGLAQLDGQLESLAQLRQARERTLAQSVALAALRVDQGVLPRLFAELERALSEGLQLTDLSLQDGQLELTGLAASSAVVAQFMRELQQSRLLEGLELKQIKAHSQGDEFLLLARLPALSK; from the coding sequence ATGGTTCGCCTCAATCTATTGCCCTGGCGTGAGCGACAGCGACTGGCGGCAGTGCGACGGTTTCAGCGTGGTCTAGTGGTTAGCCTACTGTTCGCGCTTTGCGCGGTCATGGTGCTGGACCATATGGCGCGTCAGCGTGGGCTCCAGCAAGCCTCAAGGATTGCTGAGCGCCAAGCTGGCCTCGCGCAGCTGGATGGACAACTGGAGAGCCTTGCTCAGTTGCGCCAGGCGCGTGAGCGCACGCTGGCACAATCAGTTGCCCTGGCGGCCTTGAGGGTGGACCAGGGCGTACTGCCAAGACTGTTCGCCGAGTTGGAAAGGGCGTTGTCGGAGGGGCTGCAACTCACCGACCTGTCCTTGCAAGACGGGCAGCTTGAATTGACCGGGCTGGCGGCGTCTTCGGCTGTGGTCGCTCAGTTTATGCGCGAACTGCAACAGTCACGGCTACTTGAAGGGTTGGAACTCAAGCAAATCAAGGCGCATTCCCAGGGCGATGAGTTCCTGCTGCTGGCCCGTTTGCCGGCGCTTTCCAAGTGA